CGTTTACCACCTGATATATGCTCTATCACTTTATCAAGCAACAAACTCTCGCTTTTAATATTTAGTAAAAGCGTATCAATATTTTTAATAATACTTTGTATGTTAGATATCGCAGTATTGGTCTTTTGTAACATTTACTTTTACCACTGTATCATCATTTTCAAGTTCTATAGCTTTAACACCGTAAGCATATCTTGACATTTCTCTAAACTGAGTTGAATTAATTCTAATCAATTTGCCAAGTTTTGTTGTAATCAAAATCTCACTATTATCCTGAAGTCTTTCTGCATCAATAAGTCTATCATTATCTTTTAACTTTATAATTCTTACGCCTTTTGCACCACGAGAAACTTTTCTTATAGAATCTGCCAAGATTACCTTTGCAATACCGTTTTGTGTAATAAGTACGATTTTATCTTCTTTGCTTTCAAGCTTAAAGCCAGATACAACATTATCATCTTTGGATAAGCTAATACCTTTTACGCCGTAGGCGCTTCTACCCATCTGGCGAACATGCTCTACATCAAATCTTACAGACTGACCCAAAGACGTGCATATTACAATTTCATCTTTTTGCGATACATCTGGTATAATACAAACAAGACTATCATCTTTTAAGTTTATAATCGTTCTGCCATTTGATTTAATATCAGAAAAATTATCAGAAGATATTCTTTTTATAATACCTTTTTGCGTTATGAGTATATAATCATTTCTAGGCTTATATGCGCTTATTGCTTTAATTTGTTCGTTGTTTTTTAAATTCAATAGGTTAACTATAGCTTTTCCTTTTGCATAATTGTTTGATTTTGGTATTTCATAGGCTTTCATGGAATAGATTCTACCATAGTTTGAAAACATCAATACATTATCTAAACTATCTAAAACCAAACAATCCAGAATATAATCATCCTCTGAATATACGGCTGCTATTCTACCTTTGCCGCCTCGCGATTGAACATTGTAAAATGATAAAGGTATGGATTTTATGTAACCTTTATTAGAAAAAGTTATTAAAAGTTTTTCTTGTTTTACCAAGTCTTCTTTGTTTATTTCTTCAAGTTTTGTTACAATTTGCGTTCTTCTTCTGTCAGAGTAATTTTCTTTGATATATATAAGCTCGCTTTTTACTATTGATACTAGCTCATCATAATTACCCAGAATTTTTTCGTAATTTTTTATCTTTTCTAGTATTTCATTGTATTCTTTTTCTAATTTTTCTATTTCCAAACCTGTTAATCGTGATAACCTCATCTCTAAAATAGCGTTCGTTTGTTTGTCACTTAGATTAAATCGTTCTTTGAGTCTATCTTTTGCAATCTGGGGTGTTTGTGATTTTTTTATTATGCTTATTACTTCGTCAATATTTTGTACCGCAATTTTTAAGCCTTCCAGTATATGAATACGTTCTTTTGCAATATTTAGTAAATAAATTGTTCGTCTTTTAATTATCTGTTCTCTAAAATCTAAAAATACGTTAAAATATTCTTTTAGAGAT
This sequence is a window from Desulfurella sp.. Protein-coding genes within it:
- the gyrA gene encoding DNA gyrase subunit A, coding for MKDLFERIIKTNIIDTMKKSYIDYSMSVIVGRALPDARDGLKPVHRRILYAASELDLLHNKPYKKSARVVGDVIGKYHPHGDTSVYDAMVRMSQEFTMRYPLIDGQGNFGSVDGDSPAAMRYTEVRLSKIAEELLKDIDKDTVDFQPNYDESLKEPVVLPSLIPNLLINGSSGIAVGMATNIAPHNLGEVIDALIYYIDSKRTAQTKELLNFIKGPDFPTGAIVMCDSLEEIYDKGLGKIKIRSLAKIEKIGNKHMIIIEEIPYQVNKANLVKDIAQLVKDKQIEGISDLRDESNKEGIRIVIEVKSSEQPEIILNNLYKMSNLEVSFSINNLCLVDNVPKVLSLKEYFNVFLDFREQIIKRRTIYLLNIAKERIHILEGLKIAVQNIDEVISIIKKSQTPQIAKDRLKERFNLSDKQTNAILEMRLSRLTGLEIEKLEKEYNEILEKIKNYEKILGNYDELVSIVKSELIYIKENYSDRRRTQIVTKLEEINKEDLVKQEKLLITFSNKGYIKSIPLSFYNVQSRGGKGRIAAVYSEDDYILDCLVLDSLDNVLMFSNYGRIYSMKAYEIPKSNNYAKGKAIVNLLNLKNNEQIKAISAYKPRNDYILITQKGIIKRISSDNFSDIKSNGRTIINLKDDSLVCIIPDVSQKDEIVICTSLGQSVRFDVEHVRQMGRSAYGVKGISLSKDDNVVSGFKLESKEDKIVLITQNGIAKVILADSIRKVSRGAKGVRIIKLKDNDRLIDAERLQDNSEILITTKLGKLIRINSTQFREMSRYAYGVKAIELENDDTVVKVNVTKDQYCDI